In a genomic window of Capillibacterium thermochitinicola:
- a CDS encoding polysaccharide deacetylase family protein, whose protein sequence is MKLVILERKKITWFFGWVLLVVLSTVAVTQWSAIQRRWYGVKDGVMLEGRSMARLLPDEVRTIVTEMAKFYTLEPQNAGYFVETGEVIPEKEGRGVDVEATVAAVLAAEPGARLNLITYAIPATVSKEYFTPVFQGPTDQKKASLTINVAWGEAELPALLKILQDRGVKATFFFDGAWVKKFPEMVKAIHAAGHEVANHGLYHGHPAQMSRDELKRLIVENNQLLAEVIGTEPAKLFAPPYGEFNDQIVAVAGNLGYRTIMWTIDTIDWQRPAPEVIIRRVVDKIKPGAIILMHPTVPTVQALGQIIQTLQGQGYSLVTVSELLTGKRP, encoded by the coding sequence ATGAAACTGGTTATCCTTGAACGGAAGAAAATCACCTGGTTTTTCGGGTGGGTTTTGTTGGTGGTGCTTAGTACGGTCGCCGTGACCCAGTGGTCCGCTATCCAACGACGGTGGTACGGAGTCAAAGATGGAGTTATGCTCGAAGGAAGGTCGATGGCCCGTCTTTTGCCGGACGAAGTGCGGACCATCGTGACGGAAATGGCGAAGTTCTACACCCTTGAACCGCAAAATGCCGGTTACTTTGTGGAAACCGGGGAAGTGATCCCCGAAAAAGAGGGGCGGGGGGTTGATGTTGAAGCCACGGTTGCCGCGGTCTTGGCGGCCGAACCCGGTGCCCGTCTGAATCTGATCACTTATGCCATCCCGGCCACGGTGAGCAAAGAATATTTCACACCGGTCTTTCAAGGTCCGACCGACCAGAAAAAGGCCAGTCTAACCATTAATGTCGCCTGGGGCGAAGCGGAATTGCCGGCGCTCCTCAAGATCCTGCAAGATCGGGGCGTAAAAGCAACCTTCTTTTTCGACGGGGCCTGGGTGAAAAAGTTTCCCGAGATGGTCAAGGCAATCCACGCCGCCGGGCATGAGGTGGCCAACCACGGCCTTTACCACGGACACCCGGCGCAAATGAGCCGGGATGAACTGAAGCGGCTGATTGTCGAGAATAATCAACTTTTGGCGGAGGTGATCGGCACCGAACCGGCGAAGCTGTTTGCCCCGCCGTACGGTGAATTTAACGACCAGATCGTGGCGGTCGCCGGGAATTTGGGCTACCGGACGATCATGTGGACGATCGACACCATTGACTGGCAACGGCCCGCTCCGGAGGTGATTATCCGCCGCGTGGTCGACAAAATTAAACCCGGGGCGATTATTCTGATGCACCCGACCGTCCCCACGGTGCAGGCCCTTGGGCAAATCATCCAAACCTTACAAGGGCAGGGCTATTCTTTGGTCACGGTTTCCGAGTTGTTAACGGGAAAACGTCCATAG
- a CDS encoding polysaccharide deacetylase family protein, with protein sequence MRIYYFSRWKALGLGLLAAFVFWYFSHPVVLRRTALQVAVLLGQRIIPIYAVGTDEKKIAISFDATWGADQTPDLLRILRENQVRTTFFLCGLWVEKYPEMVKRIAAEGHEVGNHSYTHPHMNSLSEREIAHELNRTHHLIKELTGQSPTLFRPPFGEYNNKVIETARACGYTTIIWDVDSLDWKDLTAEAMLDRILKRIKPGSIVLFHNAGKNTPQALARLLPILKGQGFSIVPISELLHKGETYTDHTGRQFPKPRMEQSKPPEGGI encoded by the coding sequence ATGCGCATCTATTATTTTTCCCGCTGGAAAGCGCTGGGCCTTGGTCTGCTGGCCGCCTTTGTCTTCTGGTATTTTTCCCACCCGGTAGTTTTACGCCGGACCGCGCTGCAAGTCGCAGTCTTGCTTGGCCAACGGATTATCCCGATTTATGCGGTTGGCACCGATGAAAAGAAGATCGCCATCTCCTTTGATGCCACCTGGGGAGCAGACCAAACGCCTGATTTATTGCGAATTCTCCGGGAAAATCAGGTCCGGACCACTTTTTTCCTCTGTGGTTTATGGGTGGAGAAATACCCGGAGATGGTGAAAAGGATTGCCGCCGAAGGCCATGAAGTGGGCAACCATTCTTACACCCATCCCCATATGAACAGTTTAAGTGAACGGGAGATCGCCCATGAGCTAAACCGGACCCATCATTTAATTAAAGAACTTACCGGTCAAAGTCCCACCTTATTCCGTCCGCCCTTTGGCGAGTATAACAACAAAGTGATCGAAACCGCACGGGCCTGTGGTTACACCACGATCATCTGGGATGTGGACTCTTTGGACTGGAAAGATCTAACGGCCGAGGCGATGCTCGACCGCATCCTCAAGCGGATCAAACCCGGTTCGATTGTGCTCTTTCACAATGCCGGGAAAAACACCCCGCAAGCTTTGGCCAGACTCCTGCCGATCCTGAAAGGACAGGGTTTTTCCATCGTGCCCATCTCCGAGTTGCTCCATAAAGGCGAAACCTATACGGACCATACCGGGCGACAGTTTCCCAAACCCCGTATGGAACAGTCGAAACCGCCGGAAGGGGGGATCTAA
- the lpxB gene encoding lipid-A-disaccharide synthase, producing MKYFISAGEHSGDLHAAALIRELKKQDPEARVWGMGGPLMAAAGAEILFDPTAESTIGFWEAAKKVWVFKRRLAEFTRFLQENRPDVVVWVDFGGFNRLLAEQAAALSIPVVCLFPPSAWAYGKKRADRLARCVKHVASVLPFEADFYRRYQNLKVTYVGHPLVDRVRPQLAPADWRRRHNLAPAEKVILLMPGSRKQEVQTLLPVMLAAAAELAAEWKDLRFFLPVAPTIDQRLIKNFLEQYPSLAVETTTSAETYNLMAAADFGILASGTATLEAALLGLPMIVIYRVSNVSALLFRVLRNKENNQPLMVALPNLIKGQKIVPELVQDGLTVNDLVLQARLFLEIPERAAQVRKELLGIGEILGPPGVMERVATIVRGEAVQRTE from the coding sequence GTGAAATATTTTATCTCCGCCGGGGAGCATTCCGGCGATTTACACGCGGCGGCGCTCATCCGGGAGCTTAAAAAGCAGGACCCCGAAGCCCGGGTGTGGGGGATGGGCGGTCCTTTAATGGCGGCGGCCGGGGCGGAAATCTTGTTTGATCCGACCGCGGAGAGTACGATCGGTTTTTGGGAAGCGGCAAAGAAAGTCTGGGTTTTCAAACGCCGTTTGGCCGAATTCACCCGCTTCTTGCAGGAAAACCGGCCGGATGTGGTGGTTTGGGTTGATTTTGGCGGATTCAACCGCCTTCTCGCCGAACAGGCGGCGGCCCTGTCCATCCCGGTGGTCTGTCTCTTTCCTCCGTCGGCCTGGGCCTACGGGAAAAAGCGGGCCGACCGTCTCGCCCGTTGTGTGAAGCATGTTGCTTCGGTGCTGCCATTTGAGGCCGATTTTTACCGGCGTTATCAAAATTTGAAGGTTACCTACGTCGGACACCCGCTGGTCGACCGGGTGCGGCCGCAACTGGCCCCGGCGGACTGGCGGCGGCGCCACAACCTGGCTCCGGCGGAGAAGGTGATCCTTCTGATGCCCGGCAGCCGGAAGCAGGAGGTCCAGACGTTGCTCCCGGTGATGTTGGCAGCGGCGGCGGAACTGGCGGCGGAGTGGAAAGACTTACGGTTTTTCCTGCCGGTGGCCCCGACGATCGACCAGAGGCTGATCAAGAACTTCCTGGAGCAATATCCCAGTTTGGCGGTGGAGACGACGACCTCCGCCGAAACGTATAATTTAATGGCGGCGGCTGATTTTGGGATTTTGGCTTCCGGAACTGCCACTTTGGAAGCGGCCTTGCTTGGTTTGCCAATGATCGTCATTTACCGGGTTTCGAACGTGTCGGCCCTTCTCTTCCGTGTTTTGAGGAATAAAGAGAACAACCAACCATTGATGGTGGCGTTGCCCAATTTAATCAAAGGGCAAAAGATTGTCCCCGAATTGGTTCAAGACGGGTTGACCGTGAATGATCTTGTCCTCCAGGCCCGTCTCTTTTTGGAAATTCCCGAGCGCGCTGCTCAAGTACGGAAAGAACTGCTGGGGATCGGGGAAATCCTGGGCCCGCCCGGCGTGATGGAAAGGGTGGCCACCATCGTGCGGGGGGAAGCGGTTCAACGTACTGAATAA
- a CDS encoding LmeA family phospholipid-binding protein has translation MVKRGLGVGFLLLVFGLFGTSSLLTAVVKQNLTRTLIAQARVAEGVELKMAPLRLGDLLNGKVGAVEFSANRLGFAQGPVFSNVSFRSKGGQFDVGALLWQGEFVLQELAETHVRLELVEEELTALMRQDLPELEPTVYLKEGQVEVEGFLALFGERRLPFSASASLEKASGRSLRLAPLALKVAGVALWADLFNKYAPQLSWEFPLEIPWPVRLERFKVTPGAIHMEWREEARM, from the coding sequence GTGGTTAAACGCGGTCTTGGGGTGGGCTTCCTCCTCTTGGTTTTCGGGTTATTCGGGACGAGCTCCTTACTGACGGCGGTGGTCAAGCAAAATCTCACCCGGACGCTGATCGCGCAGGCCCGGGTAGCGGAAGGGGTCGAACTGAAGATGGCCCCCCTGCGCCTGGGGGACCTCCTGAACGGAAAGGTGGGAGCGGTTGAGTTCTCCGCCAACCGGTTAGGGTTTGCCCAAGGGCCGGTCTTTTCCAACGTTTCGTTCCGTAGTAAAGGCGGGCAGTTTGACGTTGGCGCCTTGCTTTGGCAGGGCGAATTTGTCCTTCAGGAACTGGCGGAGACCCACGTGCGGCTTGAGCTTGTCGAAGAAGAATTAACAGCCCTGATGCGGCAGGATCTGCCGGAGCTGGAACCAACGGTCTATTTAAAGGAAGGCCAGGTCGAAGTGGAAGGTTTTCTTGCGCTGTTTGGAGAAAGGCGTTTGCCCTTTAGCGCCAGTGCTTCGTTGGAAAAGGCTTCCGGCCGCAGTCTGCGGCTGGCCCCTTTAGCGCTGAAAGTGGCCGGCGTTGCACTCTGGGCAGATTTGTTTAACAAGTACGCCCCCCAACTAAGCTGGGAGTTTCCCCTGGAGATTCCCTGGCCGGTCCGGCTGGAACGGTTTAAGGTGACGCCGGGGGCGATCCATATGGAGTGGCGAGAGGAGGCCCGAATGTGA
- the prfB gene encoding peptide chain release factor 2 (programmed frameshift) produces the protein MIEVAEVKNQINDLQLRVAKMREYLDLERKSKRVQELEAETTAPDFWTDQQKAQQVMQELNRYRQEIQAVETLEKQLADNGELLELALAEDDTEVMAEVARGVKALANAVDRLELTTFLKGEFDRSNAYLSIHPGAGGTESQDWASMLLRMYTRWAERHDYKVDLIELLPGEEAGIKSATLFIQGENAYGNLRSEKGVHRLVRISPFDASGRRHTSFSSVDVTPEFNDEFEIEIRPDELKIDTYRSGGAGGQHVNKTDSAVRITHLPTGIVVACQNERSQFQNKETAMRLLKAKLAEMYRKEQQAKLEQIKGEQMEIAWGSQIRSYIFCPYTLVKDHRTEVETGNVQAVMDGEIDLFIESFLRSPFNKG, from the exons ATGATTGAAGTAGCAGAAGTGAAAAACCAGATTAACGATTTGCAGTTACGCGTCGCCAAAATGAGGGAATATCTT GACCTCGAGAGGAAAAGTAAACGGGTGCAGGAATTAGAAGCCGAAACAACGGCCCCGGATTTTTGGACGGATCAACAGAAAGCCCAGCAGGTTATGCAAGAATTGAACCGTTACCGGCAGGAGATCCAGGCGGTCGAAACCTTGGAAAAACAACTGGCCGACAACGGTGAGCTGCTGGAACTGGCACTGGCGGAAGACGATACCGAAGTCATGGCCGAGGTGGCGCGGGGCGTTAAAGCGTTGGCGAACGCGGTGGACCGCCTTGAACTGACCACCTTCCTGAAGGGTGAGTTTGACCGTAGTAACGCCTATCTGTCCATTCATCCGGGCGCGGGCGGAACCGAATCCCAGGACTGGGCCAGCATGTTGCTGCGGATGTACACCCGCTGGGCCGAACGGCATGATTATAAAGTTGACCTGATTGAGCTCCTGCCGGGCGAAGAAGCCGGGATCAAGAGCGCGACCCTCTTTATTCAGGGGGAGAACGCCTACGGGAACTTGCGGAGCGAAAAGGGGGTCCACCGTCTGGTGCGGATCTCGCCCTTTGATGCCTCCGGGCGGCGCCATACCTCTTTCAGCTCAGTGGATGTCACACCGGAGTTTAATGACGAATTCGAGATTGAAATCCGCCCGGACGAACTAAAGATCGACACTTACCGGTCGGGTGGGGCCGGCGGGCAACACGTCAATAAGACCGATTCGGCGGTGCGGATTACCCACCTCCCGACCGGGATTGTCGTGGCCTGCCAGAACGAACGCTCCCAGTTTCAGAATAAAGAAACGGCCATGCGGCTCTTAAAGGCGAAACTGGCCGAGATGTACCGCAAGGAACAACAGGCAAAGCTCGAACAGATTAAGGGTGAGCAGATGGAGATCGCCTGGGGAAGCCAGATCCGTTCTTATATCTTCTGCCCCTATACGCTGGTGAAAGACCACCGGACCGAGGTGGAGACCGGAAACGTCCAGGCGGTAATGGATGGGGAGATTGATCTTTTTATTGAGTCCTTCTTACGTTCTCCGTTCAATAAAGGATAA
- the secA gene encoding preprotein translocase subunit SecA, with protein sequence MLKFFRNMWDTNQKELNRIAPLVTRINELEAEFMRLSDQELKNKTAEFKARLQKGETLNDLLPEAFATVREAAKRTLGQRHYDVQLIGGVVLHEGKIAEMKTGEGKTLAATLPAYLNALTGRGVHVVTVNDYLAKRDSEWMGKIYRFLGLSVGVIIHGLNPEERRAAYNADITYGTNNEFGFDYLRDNMAISQKELVQRELHYAIVDEVDSILIDEARTPLIISGQAEESTRHYSDFARIANQLKRDVDYTVDEKARSVAVTEEGVAKVEKRLGIDNLYAPERTTLVHHLIQALKAKELMKRDRDYVVKDGQVIIVDEFTGRLMFGRRYSEGLHQAIEAKENVKIERESQTLATITFQNYFRMYEKLAGMTGTAETEELEFRKIYGLDVVVIPTNLPMIRIDYPDVVYKTSEAKFRAVLEEIETVHKTGRPVLVGTISIEKSEALSKALTRKGIKHQVLNAKYHEQEAEIIAQAGRLGMVTIATNMAGRGTDIILGGNAEALAREILKKKGNPEEATPEEVAAALQEAKAITEREHEQVVSLGGLHIIGTERHESRRIDNQLRGRAGRQGDPGSSRFFVAMDDDLMRLFGGETIVQWMERLGWEDDMPIEHPRIAKAIENAQRRVEMRNFEIRRQVLEYDDVLNKQRETIYSLRRKLLLGEDLKDQVLEALRDVIAQLVLAHTDARLPEEWEFDNILQAAEQIFLPVKTYTAEELATAAQGQAERLKEFLYDAAVRFYADKEERIGAANMRAIERYIMLRTIDNLWIDHLQNMDDLREGVGLRAYAQEDPLVVYKIESYQMFQELLYAIKEDVVRYVFKMEFTQEAPRPERRITNIVTNRGEDGAPVVQQRKTGKKVGRNDPCPCGSGKKYKKCCGA encoded by the coding sequence ATGCTGAAGTTTTTTCGGAACATGTGGGACACCAACCAAAAGGAGTTAAACCGGATCGCGCCGCTGGTAACGCGGATCAATGAGTTGGAAGCCGAATTTATGCGCCTGTCCGATCAGGAGCTGAAAAATAAAACCGCTGAGTTTAAGGCTCGCTTGCAGAAGGGGGAAACCCTTAACGATTTGCTCCCCGAGGCCTTTGCAACGGTGCGGGAGGCGGCCAAACGCACCCTCGGCCAACGCCACTATGATGTGCAGTTGATCGGTGGGGTCGTACTGCACGAAGGGAAAATTGCCGAGATGAAAACGGGCGAAGGCAAGACTCTGGCGGCCACGCTACCCGCCTACCTGAACGCGTTGACGGGCCGGGGCGTTCATGTGGTGACGGTCAACGATTACCTGGCGAAGCGGGACAGTGAATGGATGGGTAAGATCTACCGCTTTCTCGGGCTGTCGGTCGGCGTGATCATCCATGGCCTAAACCCGGAGGAGCGCCGGGCAGCCTATAACGCCGATATCACCTACGGGACGAATAACGAATTCGGATTTGACTATCTCCGGGACAACATGGCGATTTCCCAAAAGGAACTGGTCCAGAGGGAATTGCATTATGCCATCGTCGACGAAGTGGACAGTATCTTAATCGACGAAGCCCGCACCCCGCTGATCATTTCGGGGCAGGCGGAGGAATCAACCCGGCACTACTCGGATTTTGCCCGGATTGCCAACCAGTTGAAGCGGGATGTCGACTATACGGTCGATGAAAAAGCCCGCTCGGTGGCGGTAACCGAAGAAGGGGTGGCCAAGGTTGAGAAACGGTTGGGGATCGACAACCTCTACGCCCCGGAGCGGACCACCCTTGTCCACCATCTGATCCAGGCCTTAAAAGCCAAAGAATTGATGAAGCGGGACCGCGATTATGTGGTCAAAGACGGCCAGGTGATCATTGTGGATGAGTTCACCGGGCGTTTGATGTTCGGGCGCCGTTACAGCGAGGGCCTCCACCAGGCAATCGAAGCGAAGGAGAACGTGAAGATTGAACGGGAGAGCCAAACGCTGGCGACGATCACCTTCCAGAATTACTTCCGGATGTATGAGAAACTGGCCGGGATGACCGGAACGGCGGAGACCGAAGAACTGGAGTTCCGGAAGATCTACGGTTTGGATGTGGTGGTAATCCCCACCAATCTGCCGATGATCCGGATCGATTACCCCGATGTGGTTTATAAAACGTCGGAAGCCAAGTTCCGGGCGGTACTGGAGGAGATTGAAACGGTGCATAAAACCGGCCGCCCGGTGCTGGTGGGGACAATTTCGATCGAGAAATCGGAGGCCTTATCTAAGGCCTTGACCAGGAAAGGCATTAAACACCAGGTTTTAAACGCCAAATACCACGAGCAAGAGGCGGAGATTATCGCCCAGGCCGGCCGGTTGGGGATGGTGACGATTGCCACCAATATGGCCGGGCGGGGGACCGACATCATCCTTGGGGGGAACGCGGAAGCCCTGGCCCGGGAGATCTTGAAGAAGAAGGGCAACCCGGAAGAGGCCACCCCCGAAGAGGTGGCGGCGGCGCTTCAGGAAGCCAAGGCGATCACCGAGCGGGAGCATGAACAAGTGGTCAGCCTGGGCGGGCTGCACATTATCGGTACGGAACGGCACGAAAGCCGGCGGATTGACAATCAGCTGCGGGGCCGGGCGGGTCGGCAGGGTGACCCCGGTTCTTCCCGGTTTTTCGTGGCCATGGATGATGACCTGATGCGTTTGTTCGGCGGCGAAACGATCGTCCAGTGGATGGAACGCTTGGGATGGGAAGACGACATGCCGATCGAACATCCGCGGATCGCCAAGGCAATCGAGAATGCCCAACGCCGGGTGGAAATGCGCAACTTTGAGATCCGGCGGCAAGTGCTGGAGTATGACGACGTCCTCAATAAACAGCGGGAAACCATTTACAGTCTGCGCCGGAAGTTGTTGCTGGGCGAGGACCTCAAGGATCAGGTGCTTGAGGCGCTCCGGGACGTCATTGCCCAACTGGTGTTGGCCCATACTGATGCCCGCCTCCCGGAAGAATGGGAGTTTGACAATATCTTACAAGCCGCCGAGCAGATTTTTCTGCCCGTGAAGACCTACACCGCGGAAGAACTGGCGACAGCGGCCCAAGGCCAGGCCGAACGGCTCAAAGAATTTCTCTATGACGCCGCGGTCCGGTTCTACGCGGACAAGGAAGAGCGGATTGGCGCGGCGAACATGCGGGCGATCGAACGCTATATCATGCTCCGTACCATTGACAACCTCTGGATCGATCACCTTCAAAACATGGATGATCTGCGCGAAGGGGTCGGGCTGCGGGCCTATGCGCAAGAAGATCCCTTGGTGGTCTATAAAATCGAATCTTACCAGATGTTCCAGGAGTTGCTCTACGCGATCAAGGAGGATGTGGTGCGCTACGTTTTCAAGATGGAATTTACCCAGGAAGCGCCCCGTCCCGAGCGGCGGATTACCAACATTGTCACCAACCGGGGCGAAGACGGGGCCCCGGTTGTCCAGCAGCGCAAGACGGGCAAGAAAGTCGGACGGAACGATCCTTGCCCGTGCGGCAGCGGGAAGAAATATAAAAAGTGTTGCGGTGCTTAA
- a CDS encoding metal ABC transporter permease, producing the protein MPRRLRRVTIEVGKAIELHQVSFAYEDRLVLEEINLTVGAGDFLAIVGPNGGGKTTLLRLLIGSLEPRQGEIRIFNQPPRKARRLIGYVPQQNALDRDFPVSALEVVLMGRLAPNSFFPRYRREDYAEAYAAMRAVGVEDLAGMRFGDLSGGQKQRTLIARALAGRPQLLLLDEPTASVDPAVAEDIYELLARLNQEVTIVLVSHDLGYIASHFRQAVYLNRRLSWYQPGGKRFGLVSRLVWRKNEYGAGWAMMGTFWAALLQYKFIQNAVLAGALSSLACGVSGVYVVVKRITFISGGIAHAVLGGIGVAYYLGQDPLVGAALAALCSAVLLGLINLTARQHEDIVIGALWAVGMAVGIIFMALTPGYSVDLMSFLFGNILMVTEPVLWALFLLDLVILLVVAVFYRQFLLVCYDEEYARLRGLPVKALYILLLALIALTVVILMKVVGLIMVIALLTLPAAVAGLLTHSLHRMMLLATGLSFLFILSGLVFSYQLNLPSGAIIVMVASIGYLGALAWRQLLPLLRRRGTYKKLFP; encoded by the coding sequence TTGCCCAGGCGATTAAGGAGAGTAACGATCGAAGTGGGGAAAGCGATTGAACTTCACCAGGTTAGTTTTGCTTATGAAGACCGGCTGGTCCTCGAGGAGATCAATCTGACGGTCGGCGCCGGCGATTTTCTGGCGATTGTCGGGCCGAACGGCGGGGGGAAAACGACGCTTCTCCGCCTGCTCATAGGCAGCTTGGAACCGCGACAAGGCGAGATCCGGATCTTCAACCAACCACCCCGGAAAGCACGGCGTTTGATCGGTTATGTTCCGCAACAGAACGCTTTAGACCGGGATTTTCCCGTTTCCGCGCTGGAGGTTGTGCTGATGGGACGGTTGGCCCCCAACAGTTTTTTTCCCCGCTACCGCAGGGAAGACTATGCAGAAGCTTATGCGGCAATGCGGGCAGTGGGTGTTGAAGACCTGGCCGGCATGCGTTTTGGTGACTTGTCGGGGGGGCAAAAGCAGCGTACCTTGATCGCCCGGGCGCTGGCCGGCCGCCCCCAATTATTGCTCCTCGACGAACCCACGGCCAGCGTGGATCCGGCGGTGGCCGAGGATATCTACGAATTACTGGCCCGGCTGAACCAGGAAGTCACCATCGTTTTGGTCTCCCATGATCTGGGGTATATCGCTTCCCATTTCCGCCAAGCGGTCTATCTCAACCGTCGTTTGTCGTGGTACCAGCCGGGGGGGAAGCGGTTCGGGCTCGTTTCCCGGCTGGTATGGCGGAAAAACGAGTATGGTGCGGGGTGGGCAATGATGGGTACTTTTTGGGCGGCCTTGTTGCAATATAAATTTATCCAAAATGCGGTCTTGGCCGGGGCTCTTTCGAGTCTGGCCTGCGGGGTGTCCGGCGTTTATGTGGTGGTGAAACGGATCACTTTTATCAGCGGCGGGATCGCCCACGCGGTGCTGGGGGGAATCGGCGTTGCCTATTATCTGGGCCAAGATCCGCTGGTCGGGGCGGCGCTGGCTGCTTTATGTTCCGCCGTTTTACTCGGGTTGATCAATCTGACCGCCCGCCAGCACGAGGACATTGTTATCGGGGCTTTATGGGCGGTGGGCATGGCGGTGGGGATTATTTTTATGGCCTTAACTCCCGGCTACAGCGTGGATCTGATGAGTTTTCTCTTCGGTAATATTCTCATGGTTACGGAACCGGTGCTTTGGGCGCTTTTCCTCCTGGATCTGGTCATCCTGTTGGTGGTGGCGGTCTTTTACCGCCAGTTTCTTTTGGTTTGTTATGATGAAGAGTACGCCCGCTTGCGGGGGCTGCCGGTCAAGGCGTTGTACATTTTACTGCTTGCCCTGATCGCCTTGACGGTAGTGATCCTGATGAAAGTGGTCGGTTTGATCATGGTCATTGCGTTATTGACATTACCGGCGGCGGTGGCGGGGCTTCTCACCCATAGTTTACACCGTATGATGCTCTTGGCCACGGGTTTGAGTTTCCTCTTTATCCTGAGCGGGCTGGTCTTCTCTTACCAGCTGAACCTCCCGTCGGGGGCGATCATTGTCATGGTGGCGAGCATCGGCTACCTGGGGGCTTTGGCTTGGCGTCAGCTTTTACCGCTTCTCCGGCGGCGGGGGACATATAAAAAGTTGTTTCCGTAA
- a CDS encoding metal ABC transporter solute-binding protein, Zn/Mn family yields MNKHQRPWGKVLSLFGGGLLLAVAVGVGSKLFTSVTLRDGERDKIKVFVSILPQKYFVERIGGERVSVAVMVGPGQNPATYEPLPQQMSALAETHIYFRIGVPFETAWIDRLQRLNPEMIMVDTREGVPLREVEDAICHAPGEEAAEADTPDGHGHNGTGLKDPHIWLDPLLVKVQAETVYRTLAAFDPDYREYYQANLNRFHTELDQLHAELQATFDGLKRKTLMVYHPAWGYLTDRYGLKQVPLEVEGKEPGPRELAQLIDYAKTQGIRVVFIQRQFNSTAAEAVARAVNGQVVSIDPLAEDYLTNMRRIAQAIKESNDRSGESD; encoded by the coding sequence GTGAACAAGCACCAAAGGCCGTGGGGGAAGGTTTTATCTCTCTTTGGCGGCGGTTTGCTGCTGGCGGTGGCAGTCGGAGTCGGAAGCAAACTGTTCACTTCCGTCACCCTTCGCGACGGGGAGAGGGATAAGATTAAGGTATTTGTCAGTATTCTTCCGCAGAAATACTTTGTGGAACGGATCGGCGGGGAACGGGTTTCCGTGGCCGTGATGGTTGGTCCCGGGCAAAACCCGGCCACTTATGAACCGTTACCGCAGCAGATGAGTGCGTTGGCTGAAACCCATATTTACTTCCGGATTGGCGTGCCCTTTGAAACGGCTTGGATTGACCGGCTTCAAAGGCTGAACCCGGAAATGATTATGGTTGATACCCGGGAAGGTGTTCCGCTGCGCGAGGTGGAGGACGCCATCTGCCATGCGCCGGGGGAGGAAGCGGCGGAAGCGGATACGCCGGATGGGCACGGTCACAACGGAACCGGCCTGAAGGACCCCCATATCTGGCTCGATCCGTTACTGGTTAAAGTCCAGGCGGAAACGGTTTACCGGACTCTGGCGGCCTTCGACCCCGACTACCGGGAATACTACCAAGCGAACCTGAACAGATTCCACACGGAGCTGGACCAGCTCCACGCGGAGCTCCAGGCGACCTTCGACGGTTTAAAAAGGAAGACGCTGATGGTCTACCATCCTGCCTGGGGTTATTTGACCGACCGGTACGGGCTCAAACAAGTCCCGCTGGAAGTGGAGGGCAAAGAACCAGGCCCCCGCGAACTGGCCCAGTTGATCGACTATGCAAAAACCCAAGGGATCCGCGTGGTCTTTATCCAACGTCAGTTTAACTCAACGGCCGCGGAAGCGGTGGCCCGGGCGGTGAACGGACAGGTGGTCTCCATTGACCCGCTGGCGGAAGATTATTTAACCAATATGCGCCGGATTGCCCAGGCGATTAAGGAGAGTAACGATCGAAGTGGGGAAAGCGATTGA
- a CDS encoding ribbon-helix-helix domain-containing protein: protein MSPQKKQEVITFKVDETLSKALDGIPNRSEFIRTAIMAALESTCPLCRGTGILTPQQQKHWQEFSQNHLLMKCSECHSLHLVCAVEQK from the coding sequence ATGAGTCCGCAAAAGAAACAAGAAGTGATCACCTTTAAGGTGGACGAAACTTTAAGTAAAGCGCTGGATGGGATCCCCAATCGTTCTGAGTTTATCCGGACGGCGATTATGGCTGCTTTGGAAAGTACCTGCCCGTTGTGCCGCGGGACCGGAATCCTGACCCCGCAACAACAAAAGCACTGGCAGGAATTTTCCCAAAACCACCTGTTGATGAAATGCAGCGAGTGCCATTCGCTCCATTTGGTCTGCGCCGTTGAACAAAAATAG